A portion of the Pleuronectes platessa chromosome 15, fPlePla1.1, whole genome shotgun sequence genome contains these proteins:
- the lim2.1 gene encoding lens intrinsic membrane protein 2.1 → MYSFMGGGLFCAGVGNILLIVSTATDYWIQYRQSSNYMHQGLWRYCMPGKCFPHSDSIAHLDATRALMILSLLACFIGIIIGIMAFIHYSSFDRFDKTFAAGILFFIACFLVFLAMAVYTGVTINYYGKRYGNWRFSWSYIIGWVSVVLTFFSGIFYMCAYRMHECPRSVNSH, encoded by the exons ATGTACAGCTTTATGGGTGGAGGGCTGTTCTGTGCAGGAGTGGGGAACATCCTCCTGATTGTTTCCACAGCAACCGATTACTGGATTCAGTATCGGCAGTCCAGCAACTACATGCACCAGGGCCTGTGGCGCTACTGTATGCCAGGCAAATGCTTCCCACACAGCGACAGCATCG CTCACTTAGATGCCACCCGCGCCCTCATGATCCTCTCTCTTTTGGCCTGTTTCATTGGAATCATCATCGGCATTATGGCCTTCATCCATTACTCCTCCTTCGACAGGTTTGACAAAACCTTTGCTGCAGGCATATTGTTTTTCATCGCAT GCTTTTTAGTGTTTCTAGCTATGGCCGTGTACACTGGTGTGACTATTAACTACTATGGGAAACGCTATGGAAACTGGAGGTTCTCCTGGTCCTATATCATCGGCTGGGTGTCAGTGGTGCTCACGTTCTTTTCAG GTATATTCTATATGTGTGCCTATCGGATGCATGAATGCCCCAGGAGCGTCAACTCTCACTAG
- the bsx gene encoding brain-specific homeobox protein homolog, which translates to MNLNYASAVPTQRSTSFFIEDILLHKPKPLREVIPSPFCGSLASRMPLLEYGYPLMPTPILAPHPHHPMHKPEHQYFFTSGMQMPALFQHHAELPGKHCRRRKARTVFSDSQLSGLEKRFEIQRYLSTPERVELATALSLSETQVKTWFQNRRMKHKKQLRKSQDERKPPGERERSAENSSESDVNDKNAEELKHGLEADYVLEHDDEDDVDIEDDVCSPDHLL; encoded by the exons ATGAATTTGAACTACGCGTCTGCGGTGCCCACGCAGAGGTCCACGTCGTTCTTCATAGAGGACATCTTACTGCACAAGCCCAAGCCGCTCAGAGAGGTCATCCCCTCGCCGTTCTGCGGCTCCCTGGCCTCCCGAATGCCCCTCCTGGAGTATGGATATCCGCTGATGCCCACCCCGATCCTGGCGCCCCATCCGCACCATCCCATGCACAAGCCGGAGCACCAATACTTCTTCACTTCTG GGATGCAGATGCCGGCCCTGTTCCAGCACCACGCAGAGCTACCAGGGAAGCACTGCAGGCGCAGGAAGGCCCGGACGGTTTTCTCCGACTCACAGCTGTCCGGCCTGGAGAAGAGGTTCGAAATCCAGCGCTACCTGTCCACACCAGAGAGAGTGGAGCTGGCCACCGCGCTCAGCCTGTCCGAGAcacag GTGAAAACGTGGTTCCAGAACCGGCGCATGAAGCACAAGAAGCAGCTGAGGAAGTCGCAGGACGAGCGGAAGCCTCCCGGGGAGAGGGAGCGCTCCGCGGAGAACTCGAGCGAGAGCGACGTGAACGACAAGAACGCAGAGGAGCTCAAACACGGACTGGAGGCGGACTACGTGCTGGAGCACGATGACGAAGACGACGTGGACATCGAGGACGACGTTTGCTCCCCGGATCATCTACTATAG
- the jhy gene encoding jhy protein homolog isoform X2, protein MDNRLGQGMMCAETKAEQRRQAAPANQWESGESDTERLAQERAYQHQLQMHVGHHDQNKYALPEKENAESLLQGEEEDEDDTEDLHVYDSLDVASNLHTKRGPALQQTEYLDTQMDERGGSRLLPDDTYSDLRYDPSWRTNVKGNGRFIESPQNSVEGYSQVPKEKTSHSYDDGQALGKKGGYRCIVDKSPPVVTPHKAGNKSDQPFRLHPEDGFTSTAASPQGHKHACQSRSPEAHLSKASTKKENDSSLQRGIRENNERSFDSEHFSGSPNMSEDLHGTEFRMHYQQSRCTQGGPIQKMSTSALANPNVSSNNKLQSLVEDKVKLNKITLGCSRSKHGSYVRVHTRKQMPNVQETVKKPAPAENQQDSSDPELRLLQKTQQLRVTQISKGKKGQCKEYPNPSRQQPPGVAVKAERGDCLSVPLAQAAAITQPEPQNTTSTQPLPQTIHLNINLNTSSHLLSLLQQRDGQDAIINLASLHGHPHWIPTSELQLALTTGYQPKNYSRKSFLSREVLNTQLLHRNPKSSPEQWQRTRASQLPLSCEKEEQTRSPLRTPTTASSQGTGSYTVLPAIGKPLTGAEPALSPCQSENTAFHIHSSNSDSYLVQMEKQKQLRARVNCKTYKQMRTDKNHQGLCPDYAAIEKTKMKRQKLYSNVIREQNKKMSRIPFLPAKDPEGSNNKVPRIKALEYAKTIAKPPVKSQPKQRQKFKTEDFTELTPQWQGSDVSLLTKLDVLRKRHEEEKLAVAPFRKEHAF, encoded by the exons ATGGACAACAGACTTGGACAAGGAATGATGTGTGCAGAGACGAAGGCTGAGCAGAGGAGGCAAGCTGCTCCGGCCAACCAGTGGGAATCTGGGGAGTCCGACACAGAGCGCCTGGCCCAGGAGAGAGCCTACCAACATCAGCTACAAATGCACGTTGGCCACCATGATCAAAACAAGTACGCTCTTCCTGAAAAGGAGAATGCTGAGAGCTTActgcagggagaggaggaggatgaggatgacacTGAAGATCTTCATGTTTATGATAGCCTAGACGTAGCATCCAACCTCCATACCAAGAGGGGCCCAGCCCTCCAACAGACTGAATATTTGGATACCCAGatggatgaaagaggaggaag TCGGCTGCTGCCTGATGACACCTATTCTGACCTGCGATATGACCCCAGCTGGAGGACCAATGTGAAGGGAAACGGCCGCTTCATTGAGAGTCCACAGAATTCTGTTGAGGGATATTCCCAAGTCCCTAAAGAGAAAACTTCTCATTCATACGATGACGGACAAGCACTGGGAAAAAAAGGAGGATACAGATGCATTGTTGACAAAAGTCCACCTGTTGTGACTCCACATAAAGCTGGCAATAAGTCAGACCAGCCGTTTCGCCTACACCCAGAAGATGGTTTTACAAGCACGGCAGCATCTCCCCAAGGGCACAAACACGCTTGTCAGAGTAGGTCACCAGAAGCTCACCTTTCCAAAGCTTCCACTAAAAAGGAAAATGACAGCAGTTTGCAGAGAGGAATCAGAGAGAACAATGAGAGAAGCTTTGACAGTGAACATTTTAGTGGGTCTCCAAATATGAGCGAGGACCTACATGGCACAGAATTTAGGATGCATTACCAACAATCGAGATGTACACAAGGAGGACCCATCCAGAAAATGAGCACCTCTGCACTGGCAAACCCAAATGTTTCATCAAACAACAAGCTACAAAGCCTGGTGGAGGACAAAGTGAAACTTAACAAAATAACCCTTGGGTGCAGCAGATCTAAACATGGCTCTTATGTGAGGGTGCATACACGCAAACAGATGCCCAAT GTGCAGGAAACTGTTAAGAAGCCGGCTCCAGCAGAGAATCAGCAGGACAGCTCGGACCCTGAGCTGAGGTTGctccaaaaaacacaacagttgcGG GTCACCCAGATCAGCAAGGGGAAGAAAGGCCAGTGTAAAGAGTACCCCAACCCCTCTCGACAGCAGCCCCCAGGTGTGGCGGTCAAAGCTGAGCGGGGAGATTGTTTGAGTGTCCCATTAGCTCAAGCAGCTGCTATAACTCAGCCTGAACCTCAGAACACGACTTCCACACAGCCTTTGCCCCAAACCATCCACCTCAACATCAACCTGAACACGTCATCCCATCTTCTTTCATTACTTCAGCAGAGGGATGGCCAGGATGCTATCATCAACCTAGCTTCTCTGCATGGTCATCCTCACTGGATCCCCACGTCTGAACTTCAACTTGCCTTGACCACAGGATACCAACCAAAAAATTATTCTAGAAAGTCCTTCTTGTCTCGGGAAGTGCTGAATACACAGCTTCTCCACCGTAACCCGAAGAGTAGTCCTGAACAATGGCAAAG gacaAGGGCCTCACAGTTGCCACTATCCTGTGAAAAAGAGGAGCAGACTCGAAGCCCCCTCAGGACTCCTACTACTGCTTCGTCACAGGGCACGGGCTCGTACACTGTTCTTCCAGCTATAGGAAAGCCCCTGACTGGAGCAGAGCCTGCGCTGAGCCCTTGTCAGAGTGAGAACACAGCCTTCCACATCCATAGCAGTAACTCTGACAGCTACTTGGTTCAGATGGAGAAACAGAAGCAGCTGAGAGCGAGAGTTAATTGCAAG aCATACAAGCAGATGAGGACAGACAAGAATCATCAAGGTCTGTGTCCTGATTACGCTGCCATTGAAAAGACA AAAATGAAACGGCAGAAGCTGTATTCAAATGTGATCCGcgaacagaacaaaaaaatgAGCAGGATTCCCTTTCTACCAGCCAAGGACCCGGAAGGCAGCAACAACAAAGTTCCCAggataaag GCCTTAGAATATGCCAAGACCATAGCCAAACCCCCTGTAAAGTCTCAACCAAAACAGAGGCAGAAGTTCAAGACTGAAGACTTCACGGAGCTCACTCCTCAGTGGCAAGGCTCAGATGTATCCCTGCTGACCAAACTGGACGTCCTAAGAAAACGGCATGAGGAAGAAAAGCTGGCTGTGGCCCCGTTCAGAAAAGAGCATGCTTTCTGA
- the jhy gene encoding jhy protein homolog isoform X3, with the protein MFSWSSLLPPQSGRLLPDDTYSDLRYDPSWRTNVKGNGRFIESPQNSVEGYSQVPKEKTSHSYDDGQALGKKGGYRCIVDKSPPVVTPHKAGNKSDQPFRLHPEDGFTSTAASPQGHKHACQSRSPEAHLSKASTKKENDSSLQRGIRENNERSFDSEHFSGSPNMSEDLHGTEFRMHYQQSRCTQGGPIQKMSTSALANPNVSSNNKLQSLVEDKVKLNKITLGCSRSKHGSYVRVHTRKQMPNVSDVQETVKKPAPAENQQDSSDPELRLLQKTQQLRVTQISKGKKGQCKEYPNPSRQQPPGVAVKAERGDCLSVPLAQAAAITQPEPQNTTSTQPLPQTIHLNINLNTSSHLLSLLQQRDGQDAIINLASLHGHPHWIPTSELQLALTTGYQPKNYSRKSFLSREVLNTQLLHRNPKSSPEQWQRTRASQLPLSCEKEEQTRSPLRTPTTASSQGTGSYTVLPAIGKPLTGAEPALSPCQSENTAFHIHSSNSDSYLVQMEKQKQLRARVNCKTYKQMRTDKNHQGLCPDYAAIEKTKMKRQKLYSNVIREQNKKMSRIPFLPAKDPEGSNNKVPRIKALEYAKTIAKPPVKSQPKQRQKFKTEDFTELTPQWQGSDVSLLTKLDVLRKRHEEEKLAVAPFRKEHAF; encoded by the exons ATGTTCTCATggtcctctctgctccctcctcaAAGTGG TCGGCTGCTGCCTGATGACACCTATTCTGACCTGCGATATGACCCCAGCTGGAGGACCAATGTGAAGGGAAACGGCCGCTTCATTGAGAGTCCACAGAATTCTGTTGAGGGATATTCCCAAGTCCCTAAAGAGAAAACTTCTCATTCATACGATGACGGACAAGCACTGGGAAAAAAAGGAGGATACAGATGCATTGTTGACAAAAGTCCACCTGTTGTGACTCCACATAAAGCTGGCAATAAGTCAGACCAGCCGTTTCGCCTACACCCAGAAGATGGTTTTACAAGCACGGCAGCATCTCCCCAAGGGCACAAACACGCTTGTCAGAGTAGGTCACCAGAAGCTCACCTTTCCAAAGCTTCCACTAAAAAGGAAAATGACAGCAGTTTGCAGAGAGGAATCAGAGAGAACAATGAGAGAAGCTTTGACAGTGAACATTTTAGTGGGTCTCCAAATATGAGCGAGGACCTACATGGCACAGAATTTAGGATGCATTACCAACAATCGAGATGTACACAAGGAGGACCCATCCAGAAAATGAGCACCTCTGCACTGGCAAACCCAAATGTTTCATCAAACAACAAGCTACAAAGCCTGGTGGAGGACAAAGTGAAACTTAACAAAATAACCCTTGGGTGCAGCAGATCTAAACATGGCTCTTATGTGAGGGTGCATACACGCAAACAGATGCCCAATGTGAGTGAT GTGCAGGAAACTGTTAAGAAGCCGGCTCCAGCAGAGAATCAGCAGGACAGCTCGGACCCTGAGCTGAGGTTGctccaaaaaacacaacagttgcGG GTCACCCAGATCAGCAAGGGGAAGAAAGGCCAGTGTAAAGAGTACCCCAACCCCTCTCGACAGCAGCCCCCAGGTGTGGCGGTCAAAGCTGAGCGGGGAGATTGTTTGAGTGTCCCATTAGCTCAAGCAGCTGCTATAACTCAGCCTGAACCTCAGAACACGACTTCCACACAGCCTTTGCCCCAAACCATCCACCTCAACATCAACCTGAACACGTCATCCCATCTTCTTTCATTACTTCAGCAGAGGGATGGCCAGGATGCTATCATCAACCTAGCTTCTCTGCATGGTCATCCTCACTGGATCCCCACGTCTGAACTTCAACTTGCCTTGACCACAGGATACCAACCAAAAAATTATTCTAGAAAGTCCTTCTTGTCTCGGGAAGTGCTGAATACACAGCTTCTCCACCGTAACCCGAAGAGTAGTCCTGAACAATGGCAAAG gacaAGGGCCTCACAGTTGCCACTATCCTGTGAAAAAGAGGAGCAGACTCGAAGCCCCCTCAGGACTCCTACTACTGCTTCGTCACAGGGCACGGGCTCGTACACTGTTCTTCCAGCTATAGGAAAGCCCCTGACTGGAGCAGAGCCTGCGCTGAGCCCTTGTCAGAGTGAGAACACAGCCTTCCACATCCATAGCAGTAACTCTGACAGCTACTTGGTTCAGATGGAGAAACAGAAGCAGCTGAGAGCGAGAGTTAATTGCAAG aCATACAAGCAGATGAGGACAGACAAGAATCATCAAGGTCTGTGTCCTGATTACGCTGCCATTGAAAAGACA AAAATGAAACGGCAGAAGCTGTATTCAAATGTGATCCGcgaacagaacaaaaaaatgAGCAGGATTCCCTTTCTACCAGCCAAGGACCCGGAAGGCAGCAACAACAAAGTTCCCAggataaag GCCTTAGAATATGCCAAGACCATAGCCAAACCCCCTGTAAAGTCTCAACCAAAACAGAGGCAGAAGTTCAAGACTGAAGACTTCACGGAGCTCACTCCTCAGTGGCAAGGCTCAGATGTATCCCTGCTGACCAAACTGGACGTCCTAAGAAAACGGCATGAGGAAGAAAAGCTGGCTGTGGCCCCGTTCAGAAAAGAGCATGCTTTCTGA
- the jhy gene encoding jhy protein homolog isoform X1 has product MDNRLGQGMMCAETKAEQRRQAAPANQWESGESDTERLAQERAYQHQLQMHVGHHDQNKYALPEKENAESLLQGEEEDEDDTEDLHVYDSLDVASNLHTKRGPALQQTEYLDTQMDERGGSRLLPDDTYSDLRYDPSWRTNVKGNGRFIESPQNSVEGYSQVPKEKTSHSYDDGQALGKKGGYRCIVDKSPPVVTPHKAGNKSDQPFRLHPEDGFTSTAASPQGHKHACQSRSPEAHLSKASTKKENDSSLQRGIRENNERSFDSEHFSGSPNMSEDLHGTEFRMHYQQSRCTQGGPIQKMSTSALANPNVSSNNKLQSLVEDKVKLNKITLGCSRSKHGSYVRVHTRKQMPNVSDVQETVKKPAPAENQQDSSDPELRLLQKTQQLRVTQISKGKKGQCKEYPNPSRQQPPGVAVKAERGDCLSVPLAQAAAITQPEPQNTTSTQPLPQTIHLNINLNTSSHLLSLLQQRDGQDAIINLASLHGHPHWIPTSELQLALTTGYQPKNYSRKSFLSREVLNTQLLHRNPKSSPEQWQRTRASQLPLSCEKEEQTRSPLRTPTTASSQGTGSYTVLPAIGKPLTGAEPALSPCQSENTAFHIHSSNSDSYLVQMEKQKQLRARVNCKTYKQMRTDKNHQGLCPDYAAIEKTKMKRQKLYSNVIREQNKKMSRIPFLPAKDPEGSNNKVPRIKALEYAKTIAKPPVKSQPKQRQKFKTEDFTELTPQWQGSDVSLLTKLDVLRKRHEEEKLAVAPFRKEHAF; this is encoded by the exons ATGGACAACAGACTTGGACAAGGAATGATGTGTGCAGAGACGAAGGCTGAGCAGAGGAGGCAAGCTGCTCCGGCCAACCAGTGGGAATCTGGGGAGTCCGACACAGAGCGCCTGGCCCAGGAGAGAGCCTACCAACATCAGCTACAAATGCACGTTGGCCACCATGATCAAAACAAGTACGCTCTTCCTGAAAAGGAGAATGCTGAGAGCTTActgcagggagaggaggaggatgaggatgacacTGAAGATCTTCATGTTTATGATAGCCTAGACGTAGCATCCAACCTCCATACCAAGAGGGGCCCAGCCCTCCAACAGACTGAATATTTGGATACCCAGatggatgaaagaggaggaag TCGGCTGCTGCCTGATGACACCTATTCTGACCTGCGATATGACCCCAGCTGGAGGACCAATGTGAAGGGAAACGGCCGCTTCATTGAGAGTCCACAGAATTCTGTTGAGGGATATTCCCAAGTCCCTAAAGAGAAAACTTCTCATTCATACGATGACGGACAAGCACTGGGAAAAAAAGGAGGATACAGATGCATTGTTGACAAAAGTCCACCTGTTGTGACTCCACATAAAGCTGGCAATAAGTCAGACCAGCCGTTTCGCCTACACCCAGAAGATGGTTTTACAAGCACGGCAGCATCTCCCCAAGGGCACAAACACGCTTGTCAGAGTAGGTCACCAGAAGCTCACCTTTCCAAAGCTTCCACTAAAAAGGAAAATGACAGCAGTTTGCAGAGAGGAATCAGAGAGAACAATGAGAGAAGCTTTGACAGTGAACATTTTAGTGGGTCTCCAAATATGAGCGAGGACCTACATGGCACAGAATTTAGGATGCATTACCAACAATCGAGATGTACACAAGGAGGACCCATCCAGAAAATGAGCACCTCTGCACTGGCAAACCCAAATGTTTCATCAAACAACAAGCTACAAAGCCTGGTGGAGGACAAAGTGAAACTTAACAAAATAACCCTTGGGTGCAGCAGATCTAAACATGGCTCTTATGTGAGGGTGCATACACGCAAACAGATGCCCAATGTGAGTGAT GTGCAGGAAACTGTTAAGAAGCCGGCTCCAGCAGAGAATCAGCAGGACAGCTCGGACCCTGAGCTGAGGTTGctccaaaaaacacaacagttgcGG GTCACCCAGATCAGCAAGGGGAAGAAAGGCCAGTGTAAAGAGTACCCCAACCCCTCTCGACAGCAGCCCCCAGGTGTGGCGGTCAAAGCTGAGCGGGGAGATTGTTTGAGTGTCCCATTAGCTCAAGCAGCTGCTATAACTCAGCCTGAACCTCAGAACACGACTTCCACACAGCCTTTGCCCCAAACCATCCACCTCAACATCAACCTGAACACGTCATCCCATCTTCTTTCATTACTTCAGCAGAGGGATGGCCAGGATGCTATCATCAACCTAGCTTCTCTGCATGGTCATCCTCACTGGATCCCCACGTCTGAACTTCAACTTGCCTTGACCACAGGATACCAACCAAAAAATTATTCTAGAAAGTCCTTCTTGTCTCGGGAAGTGCTGAATACACAGCTTCTCCACCGTAACCCGAAGAGTAGTCCTGAACAATGGCAAAG gacaAGGGCCTCACAGTTGCCACTATCCTGTGAAAAAGAGGAGCAGACTCGAAGCCCCCTCAGGACTCCTACTACTGCTTCGTCACAGGGCACGGGCTCGTACACTGTTCTTCCAGCTATAGGAAAGCCCCTGACTGGAGCAGAGCCTGCGCTGAGCCCTTGTCAGAGTGAGAACACAGCCTTCCACATCCATAGCAGTAACTCTGACAGCTACTTGGTTCAGATGGAGAAACAGAAGCAGCTGAGAGCGAGAGTTAATTGCAAG aCATACAAGCAGATGAGGACAGACAAGAATCATCAAGGTCTGTGTCCTGATTACGCTGCCATTGAAAAGACA AAAATGAAACGGCAGAAGCTGTATTCAAATGTGATCCGcgaacagaacaaaaaaatgAGCAGGATTCCCTTTCTACCAGCCAAGGACCCGGAAGGCAGCAACAACAAAGTTCCCAggataaag GCCTTAGAATATGCCAAGACCATAGCCAAACCCCCTGTAAAGTCTCAACCAAAACAGAGGCAGAAGTTCAAGACTGAAGACTTCACGGAGCTCACTCCTCAGTGGCAAGGCTCAGATGTATCCCTGCTGACCAAACTGGACGTCCTAAGAAAACGGCATGAGGAAGAAAAGCTGGCTGTGGCCCCGTTCAGAAAAGAGCATGCTTTCTGA
- the jhy gene encoding jhy protein homolog isoform X4 translates to MDNRLGQGMMCAETKAEQRRQAAPANQWESGESDTERLAQERAYQHQLQMHVGHHDQNKYALPEKENAESLLQGEEEDEDDTEDLHVYDSLDVASNLHTKRGPALQQTEYLDTQMDERGGSRLLPDDTYSDLRYDPSWRTNVKGNGRFIESPQNSVEGYSQVPKEKTSHSYDDGQALGKKGGYRCIVDKSPPVVTPHKAGNKSDQPFRLHPEDGFTSTAASPQGHKHACQSRSPEAHLSKASTKKENDSSLQRGIRENNERSFDSEHFSGSPNMSEDLHGTEFRMHYQQSRCTQGGPIQKMSTSALANPNVSSNNKLQSLVEDKVKLNKITLGCSRSKHGSYVRVHTRKQMPNVSDVQETVKKPAPAENQQDSSDPELRLLQKTQQLRVTQISKGKKGQCKEYPNPSRQQPPGVAVKAERGDCLSVPLAQAAAITQPEPQNTTSTQPLPQTIHLNINLNTSSHLLSLLQQRDGQDAIINLASLHGHPHWIPTSELQLALTTGYQPKNYSRKSFLSREVLNTQLLHRNPKSSPEQWQRTRASQLPLSCEKEEQTRSPLRTPTTASSQGTGSYTVLPAIGKPLTGAEPALSPCQNIQADEDRQESSRSVS, encoded by the exons ATGGACAACAGACTTGGACAAGGAATGATGTGTGCAGAGACGAAGGCTGAGCAGAGGAGGCAAGCTGCTCCGGCCAACCAGTGGGAATCTGGGGAGTCCGACACAGAGCGCCTGGCCCAGGAGAGAGCCTACCAACATCAGCTACAAATGCACGTTGGCCACCATGATCAAAACAAGTACGCTCTTCCTGAAAAGGAGAATGCTGAGAGCTTActgcagggagaggaggaggatgaggatgacacTGAAGATCTTCATGTTTATGATAGCCTAGACGTAGCATCCAACCTCCATACCAAGAGGGGCCCAGCCCTCCAACAGACTGAATATTTGGATACCCAGatggatgaaagaggaggaag TCGGCTGCTGCCTGATGACACCTATTCTGACCTGCGATATGACCCCAGCTGGAGGACCAATGTGAAGGGAAACGGCCGCTTCATTGAGAGTCCACAGAATTCTGTTGAGGGATATTCCCAAGTCCCTAAAGAGAAAACTTCTCATTCATACGATGACGGACAAGCACTGGGAAAAAAAGGAGGATACAGATGCATTGTTGACAAAAGTCCACCTGTTGTGACTCCACATAAAGCTGGCAATAAGTCAGACCAGCCGTTTCGCCTACACCCAGAAGATGGTTTTACAAGCACGGCAGCATCTCCCCAAGGGCACAAACACGCTTGTCAGAGTAGGTCACCAGAAGCTCACCTTTCCAAAGCTTCCACTAAAAAGGAAAATGACAGCAGTTTGCAGAGAGGAATCAGAGAGAACAATGAGAGAAGCTTTGACAGTGAACATTTTAGTGGGTCTCCAAATATGAGCGAGGACCTACATGGCACAGAATTTAGGATGCATTACCAACAATCGAGATGTACACAAGGAGGACCCATCCAGAAAATGAGCACCTCTGCACTGGCAAACCCAAATGTTTCATCAAACAACAAGCTACAAAGCCTGGTGGAGGACAAAGTGAAACTTAACAAAATAACCCTTGGGTGCAGCAGATCTAAACATGGCTCTTATGTGAGGGTGCATACACGCAAACAGATGCCCAATGTGAGTGAT GTGCAGGAAACTGTTAAGAAGCCGGCTCCAGCAGAGAATCAGCAGGACAGCTCGGACCCTGAGCTGAGGTTGctccaaaaaacacaacagttgcGG GTCACCCAGATCAGCAAGGGGAAGAAAGGCCAGTGTAAAGAGTACCCCAACCCCTCTCGACAGCAGCCCCCAGGTGTGGCGGTCAAAGCTGAGCGGGGAGATTGTTTGAGTGTCCCATTAGCTCAAGCAGCTGCTATAACTCAGCCTGAACCTCAGAACACGACTTCCACACAGCCTTTGCCCCAAACCATCCACCTCAACATCAACCTGAACACGTCATCCCATCTTCTTTCATTACTTCAGCAGAGGGATGGCCAGGATGCTATCATCAACCTAGCTTCTCTGCATGGTCATCCTCACTGGATCCCCACGTCTGAACTTCAACTTGCCTTGACCACAGGATACCAACCAAAAAATTATTCTAGAAAGTCCTTCTTGTCTCGGGAAGTGCTGAATACACAGCTTCTCCACCGTAACCCGAAGAGTAGTCCTGAACAATGGCAAAG gacaAGGGCCTCACAGTTGCCACTATCCTGTGAAAAAGAGGAGCAGACTCGAAGCCCCCTCAGGACTCCTACTACTGCTTCGTCACAGGGCACGGGCTCGTACACTGTTCTTCCAGCTATAGGAAAGCCCCTGACTGGAGCAGAGCCTGCGCTGAGCCCTTGTCAGA aCATACAAGCAGATGAGGACAGACAAGAATCATCAAGGTCTGTGTCCTGA